From the genome of Hymenobacter sp. PAMC 26628, one region includes:
- the msrB gene encoding peptide-methionine (R)-S-oxide reductase MsrB, translating to MQTWNDVIRLANHGAPAPPRRVEKTAAEWRAQLTAEQYHVTREHGTERAFTGEYCEAHEAGLYACVCCGTPLYDSRTKFESGTGWPSFTQPVEEDAIRYHKDSSYGMVRVEVLCNVCDAHQGHVFPDGPAPSGLRLCINSASIKLVTENAPLPSAA from the coding sequence ATGCAAACCTGGAACGACGTCATCCGCCTGGCCAACCACGGGGCCCCCGCGCCCCCCCGCCGCGTCGAGAAAACCGCCGCCGAGTGGCGCGCCCAGCTCACTGCCGAGCAGTACCACGTCACGCGCGAGCACGGCACCGAGCGCGCCTTCACCGGCGAGTACTGCGAAGCCCACGAGGCTGGCCTCTACGCCTGCGTGTGCTGCGGCACCCCGCTCTACGATTCGCGCACCAAGTTCGAGAGCGGCACGGGCTGGCCGAGCTTCACCCAACCTGTTGAGGAAGATGCTATTCGCTACCACAAAGACAGCAGCTACGGCATGGTGCGCGTGGAGGTGCTCTGCAACGTGTGCGACGCCCACCAAGGCCACGTGTTCCCCGATGGGCCCGCGCCCAGCGGCTTGCGCCTGTGCATCAATTCAGCCAGCATCAAGCTGGTGACGGAAAACGCGCCGCTGCCTTCGGCCGCGTAG
- a CDS encoding RBBP9/YdeN family alpha/beta hydrolase → MQKPARVFILPGLGNSGPRHWQTYFERLHPEFIRIEQRDWDTPDRAEWVNTVAQALAGEDLSRVVLVAHSLGCATVAHWAAQHGQAIRGALLVAPSDVETTRFAAFPTTGFAPIPLQRLPFASTVVASSNDEWMSAARAQQFATAWGSELVGLGPAGHVNADSGHGDWPGGLALLRKWL, encoded by the coding sequence ATGCAAAAACCTGCCCGCGTCTTCATCTTGCCCGGCCTCGGCAATTCGGGGCCCCGCCACTGGCAAACGTACTTCGAGCGCCTCCACCCCGAATTCATTCGCATCGAGCAGCGCGACTGGGACACGCCGGACCGCGCCGAGTGGGTGAATACGGTGGCGCAAGCCCTGGCCGGCGAAGACCTGAGCCGGGTGGTGCTGGTGGCCCACAGCCTGGGCTGCGCCACGGTGGCGCACTGGGCGGCGCAGCACGGGCAAGCCATTCGCGGGGCCCTGCTGGTGGCCCCCAGCGACGTAGAAACTACCCGCTTCGCCGCGTTTCCAACCACGGGCTTTGCCCCTATCCCCTTGCAGCGGCTGCCGTTTGCGAGCACGGTGGTGGCCAGCAGCAACGACGAATGGATGAGCGCGGCCCGGGCCCAGCAGTTTGCTACGGCGTGGGGCAGCGAGTTGGTGGGCCTGGGCCCGGCGGGCCACGTCAACGCCGACAGTGGCCACGGCGATTGGCCCGGGGGATTGGCGCTGCTTCGCAAATGGCTGTAG